The following proteins are co-located in the Neisseria sp. Marseille-Q6792 genome:
- the ybaK gene encoding Cys-tRNA(Pro) deacylase — translation MSKHTYPITPAVRVLRENGIEFEPFTYAYEEHGGTAQFARLFGKDEHLVIKTIVLQDENRQGLIVLMHGDKQISTRNLARHLGAKHIEPATPAQANKWTGYLVGGTTPFGIRTKLDIYVEQSVMDLETIYINGGKRGFIIGIRPDDLNILNPKTIQAAV, via the coding sequence ATGAGTAAACACACTTATCCGATAACACCTGCCGTACGCGTTTTGCGTGAAAACGGCATCGAATTTGAACCTTTTACCTATGCCTATGAGGAACACGGCGGCACGGCGCAGTTTGCGCGCCTGTTCGGCAAAGACGAACACTTAGTCATTAAAACCATTGTTTTACAGGATGAAAACAGGCAGGGGCTGATTGTCTTGATGCACGGCGACAAACAGATTTCAACCCGCAATCTGGCGCGGCATTTGGGTGCGAAACACATCGAACCCGCCACGCCCGCACAGGCAAACAAGTGGACGGGCTATCTGGTCGGCGGCACAACGCCGTTCGGCATCCGGACAAAATTGGATATTTACGTCGAGCAGTCGGTGATGGATTTGGAAACCATCTATATCAACGGTGGAAAACGCGGGTTCATTATCGGTATCCGCCCCGATGATTTAAATATTTTGAATCCGAAAACAATACAGGCAGCGGTTTGA
- a CDS encoding RidA family protein produces MDIRYFGTTPHYSEAVGANGLIFLSGMVPENGETAAEQTADVLVQIDRWLAECGSDKAHVLDAVIYLRDMGDYAEMNGVWDAWVAAGRTPARACVEARLARPEWRVEIKVTAVKKDAATA; encoded by the coding sequence ATGGATATCCGATATTTCGGCACAACGCCCCACTATTCCGAAGCCGTCGGCGCAAACGGCTTGATTTTCCTCTCCGGCATGGTTCCCGAAAACGGTGAAACGGCTGCCGAACAGACTGCCGACGTGCTTGTCCAAATCGACCGCTGGCTGGCGGAATGCGGCTCGGATAAGGCACACGTTTTGGATGCGGTCATCTATCTGCGCGATATGGGCGACTATGCGGAAATGAACGGCGTATGGGACGCTTGGGTTGCCGCCGGCAGAACGCCCGCCCGTGCCTGCGTGGAAGCGCGGCTCGCCCGTCCGGAGTGGCGCGTCGAAATCAAAGTAACCGCCGTGAAGAAAGATGCGGCAACCGCATAA
- a CDS encoding folate-binding protein YgfZ: MKTLLPFFGVARVSGEDRQTFLHGQLSNDINHLQAGQACYATYNTPKGRVIANMIVVNRGGDLLLIMAQDLLEATIKRLRMFVLRAKVVFEILEDYAVGAELAASAEPLAAQEPSLAFTAECVSDGICSVVLPHRGILHIAPKNALPLYDAAAESAWRLHEIRSGYPWICAATKETAVAQMLNQHIIGGVHFKKGCYPGQEIIARAQYRGQVKRGLAVLSGNSAAEAGILLTADGEEAGIVLDSVQDSENFTALAVIKFSAAQKELTVPNGGIFKAVHLFFKTENAE, from the coding sequence ATGAAAACCTTACTGCCCTTTTTCGGCGTGGCGCGCGTTAGCGGCGAAGACCGCCAAACCTTCCTGCACGGACAGCTTTCCAACGACATCAACCATCTTCAGGCCGGACAGGCGTGTTACGCGACTTACAACACGCCCAAAGGCCGCGTCATCGCCAATATGATTGTCGTCAACCGAGGCGGCGATTTGCTGCTGATTATGGCGCAAGACTTGCTTGAAGCAACGATCAAACGCCTGCGGATGTTTGTCCTGCGTGCCAAAGTCGTTTTTGAAATCCTTGAAGATTACGCCGTCGGCGCAGAGTTGGCAGCATCCGCCGAACCGCTTGCCGCGCAAGAACCCAGTCTTGCCTTTACCGCCGAATGCGTTTCAGACGGCATCTGTTCCGTCGTCCTGCCCCATCGGGGCATTTTGCACATCGCCCCCAAAAACGCCCTGCCCCTTTATGACGCCGCCGCCGAAAGCGCGTGGCGGCTGCACGAAATCCGCAGCGGTTATCCGTGGATATGCGCGGCTACCAAAGAAACTGCCGTTGCCCAAATGCTCAACCAGCACATCATCGGCGGCGTACACTTCAAAAAAGGCTGCTATCCGGGACAGGAAATCATCGCGCGCGCCCAGTATCGGGGGCAGGTCAAACGCGGCTTGGCGGTATTGTCGGGAAATTCGGCAGCCGAAGCGGGCATCCTGCTGACGGCGGACGGCGAAGAAGCCGGCATCGTGCTCGACAGCGTTCAAGATTCGGAAAACTTTACCGCCCTTGCCGTGATTAAATTCTCCGCCGCACAAAAAGAACTGACCGTCCCAAACGGCGGTATCTTCAAAGCGGTTCATCTCTTCTTTAAAACCGAAAATGCAGAATAA